The following proteins are co-located in the Primulina tabacum isolate GXHZ01 chromosome 11, ASM2559414v2, whole genome shotgun sequence genome:
- the LOC142519090 gene encoding uncharacterized protein LOC142519090, which produces MEHPFFPTATTRAEALRWLTISEKLLSGRDLMGSKSFATRARDADPTLSPADDILAIVDTLLVGDSRIRNNQQDWYSILRLTPHQGQDSELVATRYRNLALTLNPQRNKYPLAEEAFRLVVDAWSVLSNPSRKAIYDKELSFYFHAQQQQQPDPFHNHSTRMPQNLIFFGAGGPSTVAQPEVHARVSSSVGGSNFFCDQQVHTQPQQHHLVDFPSGSNLFFGSGSKSSQEPAYKQAPPTYTDFSGNATGVSGSIQEPVNDKQKQPMQDYSNVSDGDNANAGETVEDDEANEVEMDTMEVQDEDVDDVPFWTACPYCYYMYQYSGVYSDCTLRCQNCKRAFQAVKIPAPPPVMAGQEAYFCCWGLFPLGVSMENWGKNKSVSSTWTPFSPMFSGPRNGNEKMVEPKNSGPRIYVDEDEVFVEVSDSSGPDNEWQNDKEPKNKKEKNVKWKGTNGMRPTSSAKKVRDDKRKNFDVEDGFASQNGVVEMLNETARELTKKGTTVNARKQPNRVVKNFGKLDLNVEFSNETEEPAPKVNQGNGPGRGEDDNIEGIGFFEGLDEFLNSLPILNVVGDDKVVKAAY; this is translated from the coding sequence ATGGAGCATCCATTTTTTCCGACGGCCACCACGCGGGCGGAGGCTCTGCGTTGGCTGACAATCTCGGAGAAGCTACTATCTGGACGTGATCTGATGGGGAGCAAATCCTTTGCGACACGCGCGCGTGACGCGGATCCGACGCTCTCCCCCGCCGACGATATCCTGGCCATCGTCGATACGCTTCTCGTCGGAGACAGTCGGATCAGAAACAACCAGCAGGACTGGTACTCAATCCTGCGCCTCACTCCGCATCAGGGCCAGGACTCCGAGCTCGTCGCGACCCGGTACCGGAACCTTGCGCTTACCCTCAACCCGCAAAGAAACAAATACCCTTTAGCTGAGGAGGCCTTCCGCCTTGTTGTCGACGCATGGTCGGTACTATCCAACCCTTCGCGTAAAGCCATTTACGATAAAGAACTCTCTTTCTATTTTCAcgctcagcagcagcagcagccagACCCATTTCATAACCATAGCACCAGAATGCcgcaaaatttaatattttttggtgCTGGCGGTCCGAGTACCGTAGCTCAGCCTGAGGTACACGCCAGGGTAAGCAGTAGCGTTGGTGGGAGTAATTTTTTTTGCGATCAACAGGTGCATACACAACCGCAACAGCATCATCTTGTGGATTTTCCTTCGGgttctaatttattttttggGTCTGGGTCAAAGTCGAGTCAAGAGCCTGCATATAAGCAGGCACCACCAACTTATACTGATTTTTCTGGTAATGCAACTGGTGTTTCTGGGTCAATCCAGGAGCCTGTGAATGATAAGCAGAAACAGCCAATGCAAGATTACTCTAATGTTAGTGATGGGGATAATGCTAATGCTGGTGAGACTGTAGAAGACGATGAAGCGAATGAGGTAGAAATGGATACAATGGAAGTGCAGGATGAGGATGTTGATGATGTGCCTTTTTGGACGGCTTGTCCATATTGCTATTACATGTACCAGTATTCTGGGGTGTATTCCGACTGTACTCTGAGATGCCAAAACTGTAAAAGAGCTTTTCAGGCTGTGAAAATTCCCGCGCCACCACCAGTCATGGCAGGGCAAGAAGCTTATTTCTGCTGCTGGGGGCTCTTTCCATTGGGTGTTTCAATGGAGAATTGGGGGAAAAATAAGTCTGTATCTTCCACTTGGACACCATTTTCTCCTATGTTCAGTGGCCCACGAAATGGGAATGAAAAGATGGTTGAACCCAAGAATTCGGGTCCtagaatttatgttgatgaagATGAGGTTTTTGTCGAGGTCTCGGACTCGAGTGGGCCTGACAATGAATGGCAAAATGACAAGGAGCCAAAGAACAAGAAAGAGAAAAATGTCAAGTGGAAGGGGACTAATGGCATGAGGCCTACCAGTAGTGCCAAGAAAGTTCGAGATGATAAACGTAAGAATTTCGATGTAGAAGATGGATTTGCATCCCAAAATGGGGTGGTAGAGATGCTGAATGAGACAGCTAGGGAGCTTACTAAGAAAGGGACAACCGTCAATGCTCGAAAGCAGCCTAACAGGGTTGTCAAGAACTTTGGAAAGTTAGatttaaatgttgaatttaGCAATGAAACTGAGGAGCCTGCGCCTAAGGTGAACCAAGGAAATGGACCTGGTCGTGGTGAGGATGATAACATTGAAGGGATTGGATTTTTCGAGGGTCTTGATGAATTTCTAAATAGTCTCCCGATTCTTAATGTTGTTGGTGATGATAAAGTTGTGAAGGCTGCTTACTAA